Proteins co-encoded in one Brassica rapa cultivar Chiifu-401-42 chromosome A02, CAAS_Brap_v3.01, whole genome shotgun sequence genomic window:
- the LOC103853552 gene encoding probable methyltransferase PMT17, whose product MAKDNTGLHHQTEARRKKLTLVLGVSGLCILFYVLGAWQTSNVPASYSKIGCETQSNPSSESADLDFKSHNQFEFKETNLTIKNLEPCDLSLSEYTPCEDRQRGRRFDRNMMKYRERHCPSKDELLYCLIPPPPNYKIPFKWPQSRDYAWYDNIPHKELSVEKAVQNWIQVEGDRFRFPGGGTMFPRGADAYIDDIARLIPLTAGGIRTAIDTGCGVASFGAYLLKRDIMAVSFAPRDTHEAQVQFALERGVPAIIGIMGSKRLPYPARAFDLAHCSRCLIPWFKNEGLYLMEVDRVLRPGGYWILSGPPINWKQYWRGWERTEEDLKKEQDSIEDVAKSLCWKKVTEKGDLAIWRKPINHIECKKLKQNNKSPPLCTSDNNADFAWYKDLESCITPLPETNNPEESSDGALEDWPDRAFAVPPRIIRGTIQDINAEKFREDNEVWKERIAYYKKIVPEISHGRFRNIMDMNAYLGGFAASMLKYPSWVMNVVPVDAEKQTLGVIYERGLIGTYQDWCEGFSTYPRTYDMIHAGGLFSLYENKCDLTLILLEMDRILRPEGTVVMRDNVETLTKVERIAKGMKWNTQIVDHEKGPYNPEKILVAVKTYWTGQPSNNNNNN is encoded by the exons ATGGCGAAAGACAACACTGGTCTTCATCACCAAACAGAAGCAAGAAGAAAGAAACTAACTTTGGTTCTTGGTGTAAGCGGgctatgtattttgttttacGTTTTAGGCGCATGGCAAACCAGCAATGTCCCTGCTTCTTACTCCAAAATAGGATGTGAGACTCAATCAAATCCTTCTTCTGAGTCAGCTGACTTAGATTTCAAAAGCCATAATCAGTTTGAGTTCAAGGAAACAAACCTAACCATCAAGAACTTGGAACCATGTGACTTATCCCTCAGTGAATACACACCTTGCGAAGATCgacaaagaggaagaagattcgATAGGAACATGATGAAATATAGAGAAAGACACTGTCCTTCAAAAGATGAGCTTCTCTATTGTTTGATTCCTCCTCCACCAAACTATAAGATTCCATTCAAATGGCCTCAAAGCAGAGACTACGCTTGGTATGACAACATCCCTCACAAGGAGCTCAGTGTTGAGAAGGCAGTCCAAAACTGGATTCAAGTAGAAGGTGACCGGTTTAGATTCCCTGGTGGAGGAACTATGTTCCCCCGTGGAGCTGATGCTTATATTGATGACATTGCTAGGCTCATTCCCCTTACTGCTGGTGGAATCAGAACTGCTATTGACACTGGATGTGGT GTTGCGAGTTTTGGTGCTTACCTCTTGAAGAGAGACATTATGGCTGTGTCTTTTGCACCAAGAGACACACATGAGGCTCAGGTCCAGTTTGCTTTAGAACGTGGAGTTCCTGCCATAATCGGGATCATGGGATCAAAAAGACTTCCTTATCCAGCTAGAGCTTTTGATCTTGCTCATTGCTCTCGTTGTTTGATCCCTTGGTTTAAAAATG AGGGTTTGTACCTGATGGAGGTTGACCGGGTTTTAAGACCGGGCGGTTACTGGATCCTCTCCGGTCCACCTATAAACTGGAAACAGTACTGGAGAGGTTGGGAAAGAACAGAGGAGGATTTAAAGAAAGAACAAGATTCAATAGAGGATGTAGCAAAGAGTCTTTGCTGGAAGAAAGTGACTGAGAAAGGCGATTTAGCCATTTGGAGAAAGCCCATCAATCACATTGAGTGTAAGAAGctcaaacaaaacaacaagTCACCTCCACTGTGCACCTCGGACAACAACGCAGACTTCGCTTG GTACAAAGACTTGGAATCTTGCATAACGCCATTACCAGAAACAAACAATCCAGAGGAATCTTCGGACGGTGCGCTCGAGGATTGGCCAGACCGAGCATTCGCGGTTCCTCCTAGGATCATTAGAGGAACGATACAAGACATCAACGCGGAGAAGTTCAGAGAAGACAATGAGGTTTGGAAAGAGAGGATAGCGTATTACAAGAAGATAGTCCCAGAGATTTCACATGGGAGGTTCAGGAACATAATGGACATGAACGCTTACCTCGGTGGATTCGCCGCGTCCATGCTGAAATACCCGTCATGGGTCATGAATGTTGTTCCGGTCGATGCAGAGAAACAAACGTTAGGTGTGATATACGAGCGTGGACTGATTGGGACGTATCAAGACTGGTGTGAAGGATTCTCTACTTATCCAAGAACTTATGATATGATTCACGCGGGAGGACTGTTTAGCTTATACGAAAACAA GTGTGATTTGACGTTGATATTGTTGGAGATGGATCGAATACTGAGACCAGAAGGAACGGTTGTGATGAGAGATAATGTGGAGACGTTGACGAAAGTAGAGAGGATAGCCAAGGGAATGAAGTGGAACACTCAGATTGTAGATCATGAGAAAGGTCCGTACAATCCTGAGAAGATTCTTGTTGCTGTTAAAACTTATTGGACTGGTCAGCCttctaacaacaacaacaacaactag